A section of the Primulina eburnea isolate SZY01 chromosome 1, ASM2296580v1, whole genome shotgun sequence genome encodes:
- the LOC140826265 gene encoding spermine synthase-like isoform X1, with translation MEGDELKDLDCQRTMDGWESSNNGSGKAILIPACCLKAKASQPELGSKSHSTVVSGWLSETQPSSDKSGKQVYFNNPMWPGEAHSLKVEKILFQEKSKYQEVLVFQSSAYGRVLVLDGILQLTEKDECAYQEMIAHLPLCSIESPKNVLVVGGGDGGVLREICRHSSVELIDICEIDQMVIDVSKEFFPELAIGFEDPRVCLHVGDGTSIEFLKQAPEGKYDAIIVDSSDPVGPAQELVEKPFFKNIGRALRPGGVLCNMAESMWLHTHLINDIIYICREIFKGSVHYAWASVPTYPSGVIGFLLCSTEGPPVDFVHPINPIEKLRGALEFRRELKFYNTEIHEAAFALPSFVKREVAALH, from the exons ATGGAGGGCGACGAATTAAAAGATTTGGACTGCCAGAGGACCATGGATGGGTGGGAGAGTAGCAACAATGGCTCGGGCAAGGCCATTCTTATCCCAGCATGTTGCTTAAAAGCTAAAGCATCCCAACCCGAGCTTGGTTCCAAGTCCCATTcgactgttgtttctggatggTTATCTGAAACACAGCCGTCCTCCG ATAAATCTGGCAAGCAGGTGTATTTCAACAATCCAATGTGGCCAG GAGAAGCACATTCCCTGAAGGTGGAGAAGATTTTGTTTCAGGAGAAGTCTAAATACCAGGAGGTTCTGGTTTTCCAG TCCTCGGCATATGGGAGAGTACTTGTGCTGGACGGCATTCTTCAGCTGACAGAGAAAGATGAATGTGCTTACCAGGAGATGATAGCCCATCTCCCCCTTTGCTCTATTGAATCCCCCAAAAAT GTTCTGGTAGTTGGTGGTGGTGATGGTGGAGTTCTTAGGGAAATTTGTCGTCACAGCTCCGTGGAGTTGATCGATATTTGTGAGATAGATCAGATGGTCATAGAT GTAAGCAAGGAGTTCTTTCCAGAGTTGGCTATCGGTTTTGAGGACCCTCGTGTATGCCTTCATGTTGGTGATGGTACAT CTATTGAATTTTTAAAGCAAGCACCTGAAGGGAAATATGACGCAATTATTGTCGATTCATCTGACCCCGTGG GTCCGGCTCAGGAGCTGGTGGAGAAACCATTTTTTAAGAACATTGGTCGAGCATTAAGGCCTGGCGGTGTACTCTGTAACATGGCGGAGAGTATGTGGCTCCATACGCATCTaatcaatgatattatttatatttgtcGCGAAATATTCAAGGGTTCTGTTCACTATGCGTGGGCTAGTGTTCCTACATATCCAAG TGGAGTTATAGGGTTTCTTTTATGCTCTACGGAAGGGCCACCTGTTGATTTTGTTCACCCTATTAACCCTATCGAGAAGCTGCGGGGTGCTCTTGAGTTTAGGAGAGAACTCAAGTTTTACAACACAGAG ATTCATGAAGCTGCCTTTGCCTTGCCCTCTTTCGTGAAGCGGGAGGTGGCAGCTCTTCATTGA
- the LOC140826265 gene encoding spermine synthase-like isoform X2 yields the protein MEGDELKDLDCQRTMDGWESSNNGSGKAILIPACCLKAKASQPELGSKSHSTVVSGWLSETQPSSDKSGKQVYFNNPMWPGEAHSLKVEKILFQEKSKYQEVLVFQSSAYGRVLVLDGILQLTEKDECAYQEMIAHLPLCSIESPKNVLVVGGGDGGVLREICRHSSVELIDICEIDQMVIDVSKEFFPELAIGFEDPRVCLHVGDAIEFLKQAPEGKYDAIIVDSSDPVGPAQELVEKPFFKNIGRALRPGGVLCNMAESMWLHTHLINDIIYICREIFKGSVHYAWASVPTYPSGVIGFLLCSTEGPPVDFVHPINPIEKLRGALEFRRELKFYNTEIHEAAFALPSFVKREVAALH from the exons ATGGAGGGCGACGAATTAAAAGATTTGGACTGCCAGAGGACCATGGATGGGTGGGAGAGTAGCAACAATGGCTCGGGCAAGGCCATTCTTATCCCAGCATGTTGCTTAAAAGCTAAAGCATCCCAACCCGAGCTTGGTTCCAAGTCCCATTcgactgttgtttctggatggTTATCTGAAACACAGCCGTCCTCCG ATAAATCTGGCAAGCAGGTGTATTTCAACAATCCAATGTGGCCAG GAGAAGCACATTCCCTGAAGGTGGAGAAGATTTTGTTTCAGGAGAAGTCTAAATACCAGGAGGTTCTGGTTTTCCAG TCCTCGGCATATGGGAGAGTACTTGTGCTGGACGGCATTCTTCAGCTGACAGAGAAAGATGAATGTGCTTACCAGGAGATGATAGCCCATCTCCCCCTTTGCTCTATTGAATCCCCCAAAAAT GTTCTGGTAGTTGGTGGTGGTGATGGTGGAGTTCTTAGGGAAATTTGTCGTCACAGCTCCGTGGAGTTGATCGATATTTGTGAGATAGATCAGATGGTCATAGAT GTAAGCAAGGAGTTCTTTCCAGAGTTGGCTATCGGTTTTGAGGACCCTCGTGTATGCCTTCATGTTGGTGATG CTATTGAATTTTTAAAGCAAGCACCTGAAGGGAAATATGACGCAATTATTGTCGATTCATCTGACCCCGTGG GTCCGGCTCAGGAGCTGGTGGAGAAACCATTTTTTAAGAACATTGGTCGAGCATTAAGGCCTGGCGGTGTACTCTGTAACATGGCGGAGAGTATGTGGCTCCATACGCATCTaatcaatgatattatttatatttgtcGCGAAATATTCAAGGGTTCTGTTCACTATGCGTGGGCTAGTGTTCCTACATATCCAAG TGGAGTTATAGGGTTTCTTTTATGCTCTACGGAAGGGCCACCTGTTGATTTTGTTCACCCTATTAACCCTATCGAGAAGCTGCGGGGTGCTCTTGAGTTTAGGAGAGAACTCAAGTTTTACAACACAGAG ATTCATGAAGCTGCCTTTGCCTTGCCCTCTTTCGTGAAGCGGGAGGTGGCAGCTCTTCATTGA
- the LOC140803440 gene encoding uncharacterized protein, which translates to MISQVDCRYANRRQFLALFRGVRYHLQEFTGQGRHPEDAKELFNIRHASLRNVIERIFGIFKSRFKIFKTGPPFPYTTQAELVLACVGLHNFLRKECLSDEFPVEPENEVPQPSSEQVYEDNNFDQIFGTEEQQRANANAWRDTIANRMWSDVDHIHNNEP; encoded by the exons ATGATTTCACAAG TGGATTGTAGATATGCAAATCGACGTCAATTCTTAGCTCTTTTTAGAGGTGTTCGTTATCATCTCCAAGAATTCACTGGCCAAGGTCGTCACCCTGAAGATGCAAAAGAGTTGTTCAATATTCGTCATGCCTCTTTGAGAAACGTCATTGAAAGGATATTCGGTATATTTAAATCGCGgttcaaaatattcaaaactggtCCTCCATTTCCATATACAACACAGGCGGAGCTTGTATTGGCTTGTGTCGGATTGCACAATTTTCTTCGAAAAGAGTGTCTGTCTGATGAATTTCCAGTTGAACCAGAGAATGAAGTTCCACAACCTTCATCAGAACAAGTTTACGAGGATAACAACTTTGATCAAATATTTGGCACTGAAGAACAACAACGAGCAAATGCAAATGCATGGAGAGATACTATAGCAAACAGAATGTGGAGTGACGTtgatcatattcacaataacgAACCTTAg